In the Leptospira limi genome, one interval contains:
- a CDS encoding 4a-hydroxytetrahydrobiopterin dehydratase, producing MKQPNQILNEESILTFLKAFPQWKYTKENTLCYLSFEHSFVSFTSAFLFLTKLAFVSESLDHHAEIWNVYNKVRLKLYTHESNAITSKDLEFIQMLMENTDEF from the coding sequence ATGAAACAACCTAATCAAATTTTGAACGAAGAATCAATTTTAACATTCTTAAAAGCCTTTCCGCAATGGAAGTATACGAAGGAAAATACACTTTGTTATCTTAGTTTTGAACATTCCTTTGTTTCTTTTACGAGTGCATTTTTGTTTTTAACAAAACTTGCATTTGTATCGGAATCGTTAGACCACCATGCAGAAATCTGGAATGTTTATAACAAAGTCCGACTCAAACTGTATACACATGAATCAAATGCGATTACTTCCAAAGATTTGGAGTTCATTCAAATGTTAATGGAAAATACAGACGAGTTTTGA